A single window of Zea mays cultivar B73 chromosome 10, Zm-B73-REFERENCE-NAM-5.0, whole genome shotgun sequence DNA harbors:
- the LOC100284083 gene encoding Probable plastid-lipid-associated protein 2, chloroplastic, producing the protein MAGSALLNALVLRAPSPSLSSSSKRRSAGAFVSSNPPRFPSLRSERRVALPRAAAGGDPEDEWVPEPEGGSAVTGTAVAEAPEAGEVAELKAQLKDALYGTERGLRASSESRAKVLELITQLETRNPTPAPTEALTLLNGKWILAYTSFSQLFPLLEFGKLPALVKVEEISQTIDSKNFTVQNCIKFSGPLATTSVSTNAKFEIRSPKRVQIKFDEGIVGTPQLTDSVVLPEKFEVFGQNIDLSPLKGIFSSIENAASSVAKTISGQPPLKIPIRANNAESWLLTTYLDEEVRISRGEGGGIFVLFKEGSTLLN; encoded by the exons ATGGCGGGATCAGCGTTGCTCAACGCTCTCGTCCTCCGCGCGCCATCCCCGTCGCTCTCGTCCTCGTCTAAGCGCCGCAGCGCCGGCGCCTTTGTGTCCTCGAACCCACCGCGCTTCCCATCCCTGCGTTCTGAGCGCCGCGTCGCCCTTCcgcgggcggcggcgggcggtgacCCCGAGGACGAGTGGGTGCCGGAGCCTGAGGGTGGGTCCGCTGTCACGGGGACCGCGGTGGCTGAGGCGCCGGAGGCGGGAGAGGTCGCAGAGCTCAAGGCGCAGCTAAAGGATGCGCTGTACGGCACAGAGCGGGGCCTGCGGGCGTCCAGCGAGTCGCGGGCCAAGGTGTTGGAGCTCATCACGCAGCTCGAGACGCGCAACCCCACGCCGGCGCCTACCGAAGCGCTGACGCTCCTCAACGGCAAGTGGATCCTCGC GTACACATCATTTTCCCAACTGTTCCCACTGTTGGAGTTTGGAAAGCTGCCAGCGCTGGTGAAGGTGGAGGAAATATCACAGACCATTGATTCCAAGAACTTCACAGTGCAAAACTGTATCAAGTTTTCAGGACCTTTGGCTACAACCTCAGTTTCCACCAATGCAAAATTTGAAATTAGAAGCCCCAAGCGCGTGCAG ATCAAATTTGATGAAGGCATTGTTGGGACACCACAGTTGACCGACTCCGTTGTGCTACCGGAGAAGTTTGAAGTATTTGGACAGAACATCGACCTGAGTCCACTGAAAGGCATATTTTCTTCGATCGAAAATGCAGCATCCTCGGTTGCAAAGACCATATCTGGCCAGCCTCCACTGAAAATACCGATCAGGGCAAACAACGCCGAATCGTGGTTGCTTACGACCTACCTTGACGAAGAGGTCAGGATCTCCAGAGGCGAAGGCGGCGGCATCTTTGTGCTGTTCAAGGAGGGAAGTACTCTTCTAAACTGA